One segment of Pontibacter akesuensis DNA contains the following:
- a CDS encoding GH3 auxin-responsive promoter family protein: MGVKALLSKPLAAYVHKKHQRWVENPVAAQQAVFKNLVQKAQATKFGRDHSFASIKSHADFVKAVPVRDYEALSAYFNLVKQGENDVLWPGKPLYLAKTSGTTSGTKYIPITRDSIPNHINGAKDALLAYVHETGKSAFLDGKMIFLSGSPELEQVSGINTGRLSGIANHHVPGYLRTNQLPSYKTNCIDDWETKLDQIVEETIDRDMTLISGIPPWVQMYFDKLIRQTGKPIKDIFPNFQLFVYGGVNFEPYRKKLFESIGQQVDSIELFPASEGFFAFQNKQNDPGLLLLLDAGIFYEFIPTEEYFNENPTRLTIGEVEPGVNYALVVSSNAGLWSYSIGDTVKFTSVKPYKLIVSGRIKHFISAFGEHVIGEEVEKAMKLTMAKFPEVELIEFTVAPFVSQNEGASCHEWLVEFAIKPANEAAFAAELDKQLRQLNSYYDDLIAGNILQKLKLTALPRGAFQSYMKSQGKLGGQNKVPRLSNDRKLAGGLLAVTSS; this comes from the coding sequence ATGGGTGTAAAAGCATTGCTGAGCAAGCCACTGGCTGCCTATGTGCATAAAAAACATCAACGTTGGGTAGAGAATCCTGTGGCGGCGCAGCAGGCAGTTTTTAAGAACCTGGTACAAAAAGCACAGGCAACTAAATTCGGCCGTGACCATAGCTTTGCAAGTATAAAATCGCACGCTGATTTTGTGAAGGCAGTGCCCGTACGGGACTATGAGGCGCTTTCGGCATACTTTAACCTGGTAAAGCAGGGCGAAAACGATGTACTATGGCCCGGAAAACCACTGTACCTGGCCAAAACCTCCGGCACCACCTCCGGCACCAAGTATATTCCCATCACCCGCGATTCCATTCCGAACCATATTAACGGCGCCAAAGATGCGCTGCTGGCCTACGTGCACGAAACGGGCAAATCCGCTTTTCTCGATGGCAAGATGATTTTCCTGTCAGGCAGCCCGGAGCTGGAGCAGGTGAGCGGCATCAACACCGGGCGGCTGTCAGGCATCGCCAACCACCATGTGCCTGGTTACCTGCGCACGAACCAGCTGCCCAGCTACAAAACCAACTGCATCGACGACTGGGAAACGAAGCTCGACCAGATCGTGGAGGAAACCATTGACCGGGACATGACCCTGATCTCAGGGATTCCGCCCTGGGTGCAGATGTATTTTGATAAGCTCATTCGGCAGACTGGAAAACCGATCAAGGATATTTTTCCGAACTTTCAGCTGTTTGTGTACGGCGGCGTTAACTTTGAGCCTTACCGCAAAAAACTGTTCGAGTCGATCGGCCAGCAGGTAGACTCGATTGAGCTGTTCCCCGCCTCAGAAGGCTTTTTTGCCTTTCAGAACAAGCAAAACGACCCGGGGCTGCTGCTGCTGCTGGATGCTGGAATTTTCTACGAGTTTATACCTACGGAAGAATACTTTAACGAGAACCCGACCCGCCTGACGATAGGGGAGGTGGAGCCGGGCGTGAACTACGCGCTGGTGGTGAGCAGCAATGCCGGCCTCTGGAGTTATTCTATCGGGGACACAGTAAAATTCACCTCCGTTAAGCCGTACAAGCTGATCGTGAGCGGCCGCATCAAGCATTTTATATCCGCTTTCGGTGAGCACGTGATCGGCGAAGAGGTAGAGAAGGCGATGAAACTGACCATGGCCAAGTTTCCGGAGGTAGAGCTGATCGAGTTTACCGTGGCCCCGTTTGTGAGCCAGAACGAAGGGGCTTCCTGCCATGAATGGCTGGTGGAGTTTGCCATCAAACCCGCCAACGAAGCTGCCTTTGCGGCAGAGCTGGACAAGCAACTCCGCCAACTGAACTCTTACTACGATGACCTGATTGCCGGCAATATTCTGCAGAAACTAAAGTTAACAGCCTTGCCACGCGGTGCCTTTCAAAGTTACATGAAGTCGCAGGGCAAGTTGGGCGGGCAGAATAAAGTACCGCGGTTAAGTAATGATCGGAAATTAGCTGGAGGGTTGCTGGCAGTTACGAGTTCCTAA
- a CDS encoding LysM peptidoglycan-binding domain-containing protein, whose amino-acid sequence MKFVVKYTLTSLSLFLVFALTQAEASPAKAPASIKYQAIALQGDSTYLVQQGDTYYSLSRRFNVPLDSLQRWNKNLLQIGQTLYLANPKKKSAVAAAKPAAAASKPAVAAKAVPAAKSNTAERGGATTAKQQVESNSAAPAPAPKLAADKTKSRILVIPFDPHLYFSDADAEIARQSKIPMQNVRHVFRGRLNAMLAPEGYETIHLLGGVYRDSVSELSRVYKSLHYAYQDNKQSRFNHQPEVKEDKGPSVLNWVKDQKDRIGSRGEPSTVPVAQDPDKHFGATVKDPKFFSYFNNQYGIDYYVFINQFEVKTIYENCLDRAALNYERDFMVHYSIYDNTGKLVSGNKVKVPYQSNINNVERIVSDSMPNMADRVLSDLPNTK is encoded by the coding sequence ATGAAGTTCGTCGTAAAGTACACCCTCACAAGCTTAAGTTTATTTTTAGTTTTTGCACTTACCCAAGCTGAAGCTTCACCGGCCAAAGCACCTGCAAGTATAAAATACCAAGCTATCGCCCTTCAGGGCGATAGCACCTACCTGGTGCAGCAGGGCGATACCTACTACAGCCTCTCCCGCCGCTTCAACGTGCCACTCGACTCGCTGCAGCGTTGGAATAAGAACCTCCTGCAAATCGGGCAGACCCTCTACCTTGCCAATCCAAAGAAAAAAAGTGCTGTAGCAGCTGCCAAGCCTGCCGCTGCGGCATCAAAACCTGCTGTTGCCGCCAAAGCCGTTCCTGCAGCAAAAAGTAACACAGCTGAAAGGGGTGGTGCAACAACCGCAAAGCAGCAAGTGGAAAGCAACTCTGCCGCGCCGGCACCGGCGCCAAAGCTTGCCGCCGATAAAACCAAAAGCCGCATCCTGGTTATTCCCTTCGACCCGCACCTATACTTCTCCGATGCCGATGCCGAGATTGCGCGCCAGTCCAAGATCCCGATGCAGAACGTGCGCCACGTGTTCCGCGGCCGCCTGAATGCCATGCTGGCACCGGAGGGCTATGAAACCATACACTTGCTGGGCGGCGTGTACCGCGATAGCGTGAGCGAGCTGAGTCGGGTGTATAAGTCGCTGCACTACGCGTACCAGGATAACAAGCAGTCGCGTTTTAACCACCAGCCGGAGGTAAAGGAAGACAAGGGGCCCAGCGTGCTGAATTGGGTGAAGGACCAAAAAGACAGGATTGGCTCCCGGGGAGAGCCGTCCACCGTGCCTGTTGCCCAAGACCCAGACAAGCACTTCGGCGCTACTGTGAAGGACCCGAAATTCTTCAGCTACTTCAACAACCAGTACGGCATCGACTATTACGTTTTCATCAATCAGTTTGAGGTAAAAACGATCTATGAGAATTGCCTCGACCGTGCCGCACTGAACTATGAGCGTGACTTTATGGTGCACTACAGCATCTATGACAACACAGGCAAGCTGGTTTCCGGAAATAAAGTGAAGGTGCCGTACCAGTCCAACATCAACAACGTAGAGCGCATTGTGAGCGACAGCATGCCGAATATGGCAGATCGGGTACTTTCTGATTTGCCAAATACCAAATAG
- a CDS encoding OsmC family peroxiredoxin, protein MKKHEAQARWNKGLKDGEGEVKSGNGALQAKYTFASRFGDSNSGTTPEELIGAAHAGCYSMFLSALMGKQDITPDYIETKAVVTLGEQDSAPTILKIELTTEAKVEGLDNEQFQQLAQEAKAGCPVSKALSSVPEITVQASLV, encoded by the coding sequence ATGAAAAAACATGAAGCACAAGCCAGATGGAACAAAGGCCTTAAAGACGGCGAAGGAGAAGTAAAATCAGGAAACGGCGCATTGCAGGCCAAGTATACTTTTGCCTCGCGCTTCGGCGACAGCAACAGCGGCACCACACCTGAGGAACTGATTGGAGCTGCACACGCCGGCTGCTACTCCATGTTCCTGAGCGCCCTGATGGGAAAACAGGACATCACACCAGACTATATTGAAACCAAAGCCGTGGTAACGCTGGGCGAGCAGGACAGCGCCCCCACCATCCTGAAGATAGAACTCACCACCGAGGCCAAGGTAGAGGGACTAGACAATGAACAGTTCCAACAGCTGGCGCAGGAGGCGAAAGCAGGCTGCCCGGTGTCGAAGGCACTAAGTTCGGTGCCGGAGATCACGGTACAGGCATCACTTGTGTAA
- a CDS encoding DUF6702 family protein yields MKYRFLALLLLLAFAVARPAAAHDYHASIADVQFDPRTQTLQVAVRIFMDDLENILSRRTKTKVEYNQTSDQVQKHLADYLNTTLAFEVEKDKPIKHKFIGSEAEADVVWVYLEVLVKQETLTQLYVKNAILTELFSDQMNIVNINYKGKTESVLLQRGETEKKVAL; encoded by the coding sequence ATGAAGTATAGATTCCTTGCCCTCCTGCTATTGCTGGCTTTTGCTGTAGCACGCCCTGCCGCCGCCCACGATTACCACGCCAGCATTGCCGACGTGCAGTTTGACCCCCGCACCCAAACATTGCAGGTTGCAGTGAGGATATTTATGGATGACCTAGAGAATATTCTCTCGCGCCGTACCAAGACAAAGGTGGAGTACAACCAGACGTCTGATCAGGTTCAAAAGCACCTCGCAGATTATTTAAATACAACCCTCGCCTTTGAAGTAGAGAAAGACAAGCCGATAAAGCATAAGTTTATTGGCTCTGAGGCGGAAGCGGATGTGGTGTGGGTATACCTGGAGGTTCTGGTAAAGCAGGAGACGCTGACACAGCTGTACGTTAAAAACGCTATTCTCACCGAGCTGTTCTCTGATCAGATGAACATCGTGAACATCAACTACAAGGGCAAAACGGAGAGTGTGCTGCTACAGCGCGGCGAAACAGAGAAGAAAGTAGCGCTGTAA
- a CDS encoding 1-deoxy-D-xylulose-5-phosphate reductoisomerase, whose product MKRIAILGSTGSIGTQALDVIRANPESFELEVITAHSNAELLIQQALEFRPNTIVISREDLYEQVQQALQHEDIKVYTGSKALCSVVEMGTVDMVLTAMVGYAGLLPTIHAIKAGKQIALANKETLVVAGKLITDLAKQYGVNIYPVDSEHSAIFQCLVGEFHNPIEKIILTASGGPFRGKSAAELAQVTKAQALKHPNWDMGAKITIDSASLMNKGLEVIEAKWLFGLRNNQIEVVVHPQSIVHSLVQFEDGSIKAQLGLPDMKLPIQYALGYPERLKSDFPRFSFLDYPQLTFEQPDMKTFRNLQLAFDAMERGGNMACILNAANEVAVSAFLRDEVGFLQMSDILESCMAKVAYIANPSYEDYVTTDREARAYASALLNK is encoded by the coding sequence ATGAAGAGAATCGCCATACTTGGCTCTACCGGCTCCATCGGTACACAGGCGCTGGACGTGATCAGGGCAAACCCGGAAAGCTTCGAACTGGAAGTAATCACTGCGCACAGCAACGCCGAACTGCTGATACAGCAGGCACTGGAATTCAGACCCAACACCATCGTTATTTCCCGCGAAGACCTGTACGAGCAGGTGCAGCAGGCGCTGCAGCACGAGGACATCAAAGTATACACTGGCAGCAAAGCCCTGTGTTCCGTGGTGGAAATGGGCACCGTAGACATGGTGTTAACTGCCATGGTGGGCTATGCCGGCCTGTTGCCAACCATACACGCCATCAAAGCTGGCAAGCAAATTGCCCTGGCTAACAAGGAAACGCTGGTGGTGGCCGGAAAACTAATCACTGACCTGGCAAAGCAGTATGGCGTCAACATTTACCCAGTTGATTCCGAGCATAGCGCCATTTTTCAGTGCCTGGTAGGTGAATTCCACAACCCGATCGAGAAAATCATACTGACTGCCTCCGGCGGACCGTTTAGAGGCAAGAGCGCCGCAGAGCTGGCGCAGGTTACCAAGGCACAGGCCCTGAAGCACCCGAACTGGGACATGGGCGCCAAGATCACCATCGACTCGGCCTCTCTGATGAACAAGGGGTTGGAAGTGATTGAGGCCAAGTGGCTGTTCGGGCTGCGCAACAACCAGATTGAGGTGGTGGTGCACCCGCAGTCAATTGTGCATTCGCTGGTGCAGTTTGAGGACGGTTCCATTAAAGCGCAACTTGGCTTGCCTGACATGAAATTGCCCATACAGTATGCCCTTGGGTATCCTGAGCGCCTGAAATCAGATTTCCCGCGCTTCAGCTTCCTGGATTACCCGCAGCTTACGTTTGAACAGCCCGACATGAAAACGTTCCGCAACCTGCAGCTGGCCTTCGATGCCATGGAGCGTGGAGGCAATATGGCCTGCATCCTGAATGCTGCTAATGAAGTGGCTGTCAGTGCCTTTTTGCGTGATGAGGTGGGATTCCTGCAGATGTCCGATATCCTGGAGAGCTGTATGGCAAAAGTTGCGTATATTGCGAATCCTTCTTACGAGGACTATGTTACCACAGACAGGGAGGCACGGGCGTACGCTTCTGCGTTGCTGAACAAGTAA
- a CDS encoding 5'-nucleotidase C-terminal domain-containing protein has translation MNTYLSRKLGVLLLVLSLASCQRPWVASPAPGTNTDVPVDSTITADPQMEARIAPYRQQVIAKMSEVVGTAPVALSKGDYESPLGNFVVDLQLAQAEPLYGKPIDLSLTTNGGLRMPLPAGEITTGNVFELMPFENELLVLTLKGETVQQLFDYAAARKNAPIGNATYTVAVGKAKDIKIAGKPFDPRQTYTLVTSNYLAGGGDDLNMLKDAVKTETVGLLLRDAILQQIRHYTSIGKPVTADTTKRVTILP, from the coding sequence ATGAACACATACCTTTCCCGGAAGCTCGGAGTTCTGCTCCTGGTCCTTAGCCTGGCCTCTTGCCAGCGCCCTTGGGTTGCTTCGCCCGCACCTGGCACCAACACCGATGTGCCTGTAGACTCCACCATCACCGCCGATCCGCAGATGGAAGCCAGAATTGCCCCGTACCGCCAGCAGGTTATCGCCAAAATGTCGGAAGTGGTGGGAACGGCACCTGTGGCCTTGAGCAAAGGAGATTATGAGTCGCCCCTGGGCAACTTTGTAGTAGACCTGCAACTGGCGCAAGCCGAGCCGCTCTACGGCAAGCCTATCGACCTCTCGCTGACCACCAATGGCGGCCTGCGCATGCCGCTGCCGGCAGGAGAGATTACCACGGGCAATGTGTTTGAACTGATGCCCTTTGAGAACGAGTTGCTGGTGCTTACGCTGAAAGGGGAGACGGTGCAGCAGCTGTTCGATTACGCCGCGGCGCGCAAAAACGCCCCCATCGGCAACGCCACCTACACAGTGGCTGTTGGCAAAGCCAAAGACATAAAAATAGCCGGCAAGCCATTCGACCCGAGGCAGACTTATACGTTGGTTACCTCCAACTACCTGGCTGGTGGCGGCGATGACCTGAACATGCTGAAGGACGCCGTGAAGACGGAAACTGTAGGCCTGCTGCTTCGCGATGCGATCCTGCAGCAAATTCGCCACTATACTTCTATCGGTAAGCCTGTCACGGCCGACACCACCAAACGCGTCACCATCCTCCCATAA
- a CDS encoding bifunctional metallophosphatase/5'-nucleotidase: MKRRDFLKTSALGAAGIGMLGLPLPAAAAQSITLTILHTNDQHSRIDPLPTDGRKYGGMGGMARRATLIEQIRQQQPNVLLLDAGDIWQGTPYFNFFNGELEYKLMSEMKYDAATLGNHDFDLGLEGLQRQLPHASFPFVSANYDFSKTILQNQFAPYKVFEKQGIRIGVFGLGIELAGLVGKNNYGDTVYLDPVATAREVVQELRGQQQCNLVICLSHLGYKYEDGKIDDVTLAQQVEGIDLILGGHTHTFLEQPEVFRHAYGHETLVNQVGWSGIFLGRLDYSFNKKTKEKTGLRTAVLAIEKPVTTS, from the coding sequence ATGAAAAGAAGAGATTTTCTAAAGACTTCGGCACTTGGGGCGGCTGGTATCGGTATGCTCGGCCTTCCGCTCCCGGCAGCCGCCGCGCAAAGTATAACCCTCACCATCCTGCACACCAACGACCAGCATTCGCGCATCGACCCGCTGCCCACCGACGGCCGCAAGTATGGCGGCATGGGTGGCATGGCCCGCCGTGCCACGCTGATCGAGCAGATACGCCAGCAGCAGCCCAACGTGCTGCTATTGGACGCCGGCGACATCTGGCAGGGCACACCCTACTTTAACTTCTTTAACGGGGAGCTGGAGTACAAGCTGATGAGCGAGATGAAGTATGATGCGGCCACTCTCGGCAACCACGATTTTGACCTGGGCCTGGAGGGGCTGCAGCGGCAGTTGCCACACGCCTCCTTCCCGTTCGTGAGCGCCAACTACGATTTCAGCAAAACCATCCTTCAAAATCAGTTTGCGCCCTACAAAGTATTCGAGAAACAGGGTATCCGGATCGGCGTGTTTGGCCTGGGCATAGAACTGGCGGGGCTGGTGGGCAAGAATAACTACGGCGACACGGTGTACCTTGATCCGGTAGCCACGGCCCGCGAGGTGGTACAGGAACTGCGCGGTCAGCAGCAGTGTAACCTGGTGATTTGCCTTTCACACTTGGGTTACAAATATGAGGACGGCAAAATAGACGACGTGACGCTGGCGCAGCAGGTAGAAGGCATTGATCTGATTCTCGGCGGCCATACACATACCTTCCTGGAGCAGCCTGAAGTTTTCAGACATGCCTATGGCCACGAAACGCTTGTAAACCAAGTGGGTTGGTCCGGCATCTTCCTGGGCCGCCTCGACTACAGCTTCAACAAAAAAACAAAAGAAAAAACAGGCCTCAGAACCGCTGTGTTAGCTATTGAGAAACCTGTAACAACTTCGTGA
- the rseP gene encoding RIP metalloprotease RseP, which translates to MDIVVMVAQLILGLTILVGLHELGHMLAAKWFGMRVEKYAIGFPPKVFSKKFGETEYMLGLIPLGGFVKISGMVDESMDTEALKEEPKPWEFRAKPAWQRLIVMMGGIIVNVITGIVIYVALTYSYGESYLPASEAKYGVVPNEIGQDIGFRTGDKVVAVNGEKLQRFNDVYSIDAILGRNSYYTVERNGELIDLKVPVDLADKLADKEERMLFVQPRLPFKVGQVVKGSAADEAGLKVGDTFKTINGKNVMFFNDFQEAMLANAGKKVVMVVERNGKPIKLQAEVGDDGTLGFYQEPLVQLATREYSLGESIPMGTEQAFGVITANLKGFGKIFRGEMSASKSLSGPIGIAQIFGDTFNWYKFWSITAMLSMVLAFMNFLPIPALDGGHVVFLTYEIISGRKPSDNFLENAQKVGMVLLLGLMAFAIFNDVFKIIF; encoded by the coding sequence ATGGATATAGTAGTAATGGTAGCCCAGCTCATTCTGGGGCTTACGATATTAGTTGGATTACACGAGCTGGGACACATGTTGGCGGCCAAGTGGTTTGGTATGCGCGTGGAGAAGTACGCCATTGGCTTTCCGCCTAAGGTTTTCAGCAAGAAGTTCGGTGAAACAGAGTACATGCTGGGCCTGATCCCGCTGGGCGGTTTCGTGAAGATTTCCGGTATGGTAGACGAATCCATGGACACGGAGGCGCTGAAAGAGGAGCCGAAGCCATGGGAATTCCGTGCCAAGCCAGCCTGGCAGCGCCTCATCGTGATGATGGGCGGTATTATCGTGAACGTGATCACCGGCATCGTTATTTATGTGGCCCTGACCTACAGCTACGGTGAAAGCTACCTGCCTGCCTCTGAGGCAAAGTATGGCGTAGTGCCTAACGAGATAGGCCAGGACATCGGTTTCCGCACCGGCGATAAAGTAGTGGCTGTGAACGGCGAGAAGCTGCAGCGGTTCAACGATGTATACTCTATTGATGCCATACTTGGCCGTAACTCCTACTACACAGTGGAGCGCAACGGCGAGCTGATTGACTTAAAAGTGCCTGTTGACCTGGCAGATAAGCTGGCAGACAAGGAAGAGCGCATGCTGTTTGTACAGCCGCGTTTACCATTCAAAGTAGGCCAGGTGGTTAAAGGCAGTGCTGCCGATGAGGCAGGCTTAAAGGTAGGCGATACCTTCAAAACCATCAACGGCAAGAACGTCATGTTCTTCAATGATTTCCAGGAAGCCATGCTGGCCAATGCCGGTAAAAAAGTGGTGATGGTGGTGGAGCGAAACGGCAAACCGATTAAGCTGCAAGCCGAAGTTGGCGACGACGGTACCCTGGGCTTTTACCAGGAGCCGCTGGTGCAGCTGGCCACGCGCGAGTACAGCCTGGGAGAGTCTATCCCAATGGGCACAGAACAGGCCTTTGGTGTGATCACGGCAAACCTGAAAGGCTTCGGCAAGATTTTCCGTGGGGAGATGTCTGCCTCCAAGTCGCTCAGTGGCCCGATTGGCATTGCCCAAATATTTGGCGATACGTTTAACTGGTACAAGTTCTGGAGCATCACGGCCATGTTATCGATGGTACTGGCCTTTATGAACTTCCTACCGATTCCGGCACTGGATGGCGGCCATGTTGTATTTTTAACATACGAGATCATCAGTGGCCGCAAGCCGTCTGATAACTTTTTAGAGAACGCCCAGAAAGTGGGCATGGTTTTATTGTTAGGTTTAATGGCTTTTGCTATCTTTAACGATGTGTTCAAGATTATCTTTTAA
- a CDS encoding four helix bundle protein codes for MSKSIVSEKAYAFAVRVVRMYQHLSKDKKEFILSKQVLRSGTSIGANVEEATGGQSTADFIHKLSIARKEARETSYWLRLLHETGYIETKHFESIQADCL; via the coding sequence ATGAGTAAAAGTATAGTTTCAGAAAAGGCTTATGCTTTTGCTGTGCGGGTGGTAAGAATGTATCAGCACCTTTCTAAGGATAAAAAAGAATTTATTCTATCGAAGCAGGTACTACGCAGCGGAACTTCTATTGGAGCAAACGTGGAAGAAGCCACTGGAGGACAATCAACGGCAGATTTCATACATAAGTTAAGCATTGCAAGGAAAGAGGCGCGGGAAACATCCTACTGGCTGAGGCTCTTACATGAGACAGGCTACATCGAAACTAAACACTTTGAGAGCATACAAGCGGATTGCCTGTAG
- the dnaA gene encoding chromosomal replication initiator protein DnaA: MIKDCSTVWNNCLQVIKDNIGEQSYKTWFEPIKPISLRDSVLTIQVPSQFFYEWLEEHYVQLLKKVIYQELGSEGRLEYSIIVDRGNESNKPQTVNIPTKKIPQAVVNSYRPEQNFIKSPFESKTIDRNFLNSQLNPSYTFENYIEGDCNRLARSAGYAVANKPGTTSFNPLMIYGGVGLGKTHLVQAIGNNIKNINPEKFVLYVSSEKFVNQFIESLKTNNVQDFANFYLLVDILIIDDVQFLSGKEKTQEMFFHIFNHLHQSGKQIVMTSDCPPRDLKGLEERLLSRFKWGLTADLQSPDFETRMAIIQKKMQGDGIDIPDNVVEYLAYSVDTNVRELEGVLISLIAQSSLNRKEIDLELAKQALKHIIEDVETEVNLDFIQKTVAEYFQVSLDSLKAKTRKKEIVTARQVAMYFAKEFTSHSLKSIGYHFGGRDHSTVIHSVQTVSDLIDTDKKFKASIQELQKKFKSKSG; this comes from the coding sequence ATGATCAAAGACTGTTCAACTGTATGGAATAACTGCCTCCAGGTGATCAAGGATAATATTGGCGAACAGAGTTACAAGACTTGGTTTGAGCCGATAAAGCCTATATCGCTGCGAGATAGCGTGTTAACCATACAAGTGCCCAGCCAATTCTTTTATGAGTGGCTGGAGGAGCACTATGTGCAGCTTCTAAAGAAGGTCATCTACCAGGAGCTGGGCAGCGAAGGCCGTCTGGAGTACTCCATCATTGTGGATAGGGGCAACGAGTCGAACAAGCCGCAGACGGTGAATATTCCCACCAAGAAGATCCCGCAGGCGGTGGTTAACTCATACAGGCCGGAGCAAAACTTCATTAAGAGCCCGTTCGAGTCGAAGACCATCGACCGCAATTTCCTGAACTCGCAGCTTAACCCATCCTATACTTTTGAGAATTACATAGAGGGAGACTGTAACCGTCTGGCGCGCTCGGCGGGTTATGCCGTGGCCAACAAACCGGGTACTACTTCTTTTAACCCGCTCATGATTTACGGCGGTGTGGGGCTTGGCAAAACGCACCTGGTGCAGGCCATCGGCAACAACATCAAAAACATAAACCCGGAGAAGTTTGTGCTTTACGTGTCGTCGGAGAAGTTCGTGAACCAGTTCATCGAGTCCCTGAAGACAAACAACGTGCAGGATTTTGCCAACTTTTACTTGCTGGTTGATATCCTGATCATTGACGACGTGCAGTTTCTGAGCGGCAAGGAGAAGACGCAGGAAATGTTCTTCCACATCTTCAACCACCTGCACCAGTCCGGCAAGCAGATTGTGATGACATCTGACTGCCCTCCACGCGACCTGAAAGGCCTGGAGGAGCGCCTGCTGTCCCGCTTTAAGTGGGGCCTTACAGCCGACCTGCAGAGCCCGGATTTTGAAACGCGCATGGCCATCATCCAGAAAAAGATGCAGGGCGACGGCATTGACATCCCGGACAACGTGGTGGAGTACCTGGCTTACAGCGTAGACACGAACGTGCGTGAGCTGGAGGGTGTTTTGATCTCCCTGATCGCGCAGTCATCGCTCAACAGAAAAGAAATTGACCTGGAGCTTGCCAAGCAGGCCCTAAAGCATATTATAGAGGATGTGGAGACCGAGGTGAACCTCGACTTCATCCAGAAAACGGTGGCCGAGTACTTCCAGGTAAGCCTGGACTCGCTGAAAGCCAAAACCCGCAAGAAAGAAATTGTGACGGCGCGCCAAGTGGCCATGTACTTCGCTAAGGAATTCACCAGCCACTCGCTCAAGTCCATCGGTTATCACTTCGGCGGCCGTGACCACAGCACGGTAATTCACTCGGTGCAAACGGTTTCTGACCTGATCGACACAGACAAGAAGTTCAAGGCCAGCATTCAGGAACTACAGAAGAAATTCAAATCCAAGAGTGGCTAA